The following are from one region of the Paenibacillus sp. KS-LC4 genome:
- a CDS encoding peptidylprolyl isomerase → MLKMKSTKKTVSLLLLAAMMLVISACGAGSNAGSNSSSGAAGTAANASSESSAPVASAEPSPDQATKLLDSDKHPLVTIQMSNDTVIKVELYPEIAPNTVNNFISLVQKGYYDGLIFHRVIQGFMIQGGDPDGTGAGGPGYSIPGEFTSNGFQNDLLHTRGVISMARTGDPNSAGSQFFIMVADAPTLDNEYASFGAVIEGMDAVDQIVNQPTNSQDRPNEPLSMTKVTVDLKGMTFEEPEKTK, encoded by the coding sequence ATGTTGAAAATGAAAAGCACCAAAAAAACGGTTTCGCTGCTGCTTCTGGCAGCTATGATGCTTGTTATATCCGCTTGTGGTGCAGGAAGCAATGCGGGCAGCAATTCCAGCTCAGGAGCCGCTGGAACGGCGGCAAACGCATCCAGCGAGTCTTCTGCACCAGTTGCATCCGCCGAGCCGTCACCAGACCAAGCGACCAAACTTCTTGATTCGGACAAGCATCCGCTCGTAACGATTCAAATGAGCAATGACACCGTCATTAAAGTTGAGCTATACCCGGAGATTGCCCCGAATACGGTTAACAATTTTATATCCCTCGTCCAAAAAGGCTATTATGACGGGTTGATTTTTCACCGTGTAATTCAAGGGTTCATGATTCAAGGCGGCGACCCAGACGGGACAGGCGCTGGCGGCCCCGGCTACTCCATTCCAGGAGAATTCACATCAAATGGCTTTCAAAACGACTTGCTGCATACACGCGGCGTAATCTCCATGGCCAGAACGGGTGATCCCAACTCCGCAGGCTCGCAGTTTTTCATTATGGTAGCGGATGCGCCAACGCTTGATAACGAATACGCTTCCTTCGGCGCAGTTATCGAGGGCATGGATGCGGTTGATCAAATCGTCAACCAGCCGACCAACAGCCAGGATCGTCCAAATGAGCCGCTTTCGATGACAAAAGTGACTGTGGACTTGAAAGGGATGACGTTCGAGGAGCCGGAGAAAACGAAGTAG
- the cyoD gene encoding cytochrome o ubiquinol oxidase subunit IV: MDNHNSHSPSHESHGSMKSYVIGFVLSIILTIIPIVIVMNGMLSKQLTVIVILIMAALQFVVQLLFFMHLRDEEKPRYNTMALIFGLVILLTIVAGSIWIMAYNVVG, from the coding sequence ATGGATAACCACAACTCGCATTCCCCGTCTCACGAATCACATGGCTCCATGAAATCCTATGTCATCGGGTTTGTATTGTCGATTATTTTGACCATTATCCCGATTGTCATTGTGATGAACGGTATGCTAAGCAAGCAGCTCACGGTAATCGTCATTTTAATTATGGCCGCTTTGCAGTTCGTCGTTCAATTGTTATTCTTCATGCATTTAAGAGACGAGGAAAAGCCGCGTTACAATACGATGGCACTCATATTCGGTCTCGTCATCTTGCTCACCATCGTTGCAGGCTCCATTTGGATTATGGCCTATAACGTAGTAGGTTAA
- the cyoC gene encoding cytochrome o ubiquinol oxidase subunit III, with the protein MAQAVTGHDKHGHGGHGHHDEHHEHEHESLKTFGFWMFLITDVILFGTLFATFVVLRFSTDGGPTAAEMFKMPGVIAETFILLTSSFTSGIAVLQMHKGNKKGLIGWLAVTAVLGLAFIYLEVSEFIELVHEGVTIGTSAYWSAFFTLVGTHGLHVSVGIVWMTALMIQLYRRGITPVTQRKVNIISLYWHFLDVVWIFVLTVVYLMGVM; encoded by the coding sequence ATGGCACAAGCAGTAACCGGTCATGACAAGCACGGCCATGGGGGCCACGGTCATCATGACGAGCACCATGAGCATGAACATGAATCACTCAAAACATTCGGCTTCTGGATGTTTCTGATTACCGACGTTATTTTGTTCGGTACGCTATTTGCAACGTTTGTCGTTCTTCGATTCAGCACGGATGGCGGCCCTACGGCCGCCGAGATGTTCAAGATGCCTGGCGTCATCGCCGAGACATTCATCTTGCTCACAAGTAGCTTTACAAGCGGTATCGCTGTGCTTCAAATGCACAAGGGCAATAAGAAGGGCCTCATTGGCTGGCTCGCTGTTACTGCGGTTCTCGGTCTTGCCTTCATCTATTTGGAGGTTAGCGAGTTTATCGAGCTGGTACACGAAGGCGTAACAATTGGCACGAGCGCTTACTGGTCAGCCTTCTTCACACTCGTCGGTACACACGGACTTCACGTATCGGTCGGTATTGTATGGATGACGGCGCTGATGATTCAGCTTTACCGTCGCGGCATTACGCCAGTTACACAGCGCAAGGTTAATATCATTAGCTTGTACTGGCACTTTTTGGACGTCGTATGGATTTTCGTCCTTACGGTCGTCTATCTGATGGGGGTGATGTAG
- a CDS encoding cbb3-type cytochrome c oxidase subunit I has protein sequence MFQNLIDFLLNDFFITGDPLILGAQVSIGLSIVAVVFTLSYFKKWRWLWTEWLTTVDHKRIGIMYIIASILMLFRGGVDALLMRVQLAVPQVEFLHADHYNAIFTTHGVIMILFMAMPLMFGLFNIVVPLQIGARDVAYPFLNSLSFWMFFFGAMLFNVSFVIGGSPDAGWLAYPPLSELSGSPGLGQDFYIWGIQISGIGSLATGINFVVTILKMRAPGMKLMKMPMFVWSVLSSCITIMFAFPILTVTLFLLFIDRYFGAHFFTLDGGGNPMMYINLIWMWGHPEVYIVILPAFGIFSEVVSAFSKKKLFGYKSMVFALMSISFFSFFTWAHHFFTMGSGANVNAFFAVTTMLIAIPTGVKVFNWLFTMFRGKLTFPTPMLWTIAFIPCFVVGGMTGVMLSVAPADFQFHNSYFLIAHFHQVLIGGVVFGYFAGLYYWWPKMFGFKLHEGLGKWAFWLWNIGFYVCFMPQYALGLMGMTRRFNEYNFDMGWQPLNVVSTVGAFIMGLAFLFQVWQIAHSIKFYKKEPTGDSWDGRTLEWSIPSPAPLYNFARVPVVEVEDAWWEEKQRLANGGKPKPLAPLEPIHMPKNSAIPFLISVSFFVMGFGFVWDWKWMIIPGAIGVAICMLARSFSYDTDYYIPVDEIERTEAALGGTK, from the coding sequence ATGTTTCAGAATTTAATTGATTTCTTGCTCAATGACTTTTTCATCACTGGCGACCCGCTCATACTTGGAGCACAGGTCTCCATCGGCTTGTCCATCGTTGCCGTCGTATTCACCTTGTCGTATTTCAAAAAATGGCGCTGGCTATGGACAGAATGGCTGACCACCGTCGATCATAAACGAATCGGGATTATGTATATTATCGCGTCGATTCTCATGCTTTTCCGTGGTGGCGTCGATGCCCTGCTAATGCGGGTTCAGCTCGCTGTGCCGCAGGTAGAGTTCCTCCACGCCGACCACTATAATGCGATCTTTACAACGCACGGCGTTATTATGATTTTGTTTATGGCGATGCCGCTTATGTTCGGCTTATTCAATATCGTTGTGCCGCTGCAAATTGGCGCGCGCGACGTCGCCTATCCGTTCCTGAACTCACTCAGCTTCTGGATGTTTTTCTTTGGCGCCATGCTGTTTAACGTTTCCTTCGTTATCGGCGGTTCGCCAGATGCTGGCTGGCTGGCCTATCCACCGCTCTCCGAGCTGTCAGGAAGCCCAGGTCTCGGACAGGATTTCTATATTTGGGGCATTCAAATTTCCGGTATCGGCTCCTTGGCCACCGGTATTAACTTTGTTGTAACGATTTTGAAAATGCGCGCACCAGGCATGAAGCTGATGAAAATGCCGATGTTTGTCTGGTCCGTTCTTTCATCGTGTATTACGATTATGTTCGCTTTCCCAATCTTGACCGTTACCCTGTTCCTGCTGTTTATTGACCGTTACTTCGGCGCTCACTTCTTTACGCTCGATGGCGGCGGTAATCCGATGATGTACATTAACCTCATCTGGATGTGGGGACATCCCGAGGTTTATATCGTTATTTTGCCAGCATTCGGTATTTTCTCTGAGGTCGTTTCGGCTTTCTCGAAGAAAAAGCTGTTTGGCTACAAATCCATGGTATTCGCCCTCATGTCGATCAGCTTCTTCTCGTTTTTCACATGGGCGCATCACTTCTTCACCATGGGCTCTGGCGCCAACGTCAATGCGTTTTTCGCTGTAACGACGATGCTGATTGCTATTCCTACAGGTGTTAAAGTATTTAACTGGCTGTTTACGATGTTCCGAGGCAAGCTGACGTTCCCAACGCCAATGCTTTGGACGATCGCGTTTATTCCTTGCTTTGTCGTCGGCGGTATGACTGGGGTTATGCTTTCCGTTGCCCCTGCCGACTTCCAGTTCCACAACAGTTATTTCTTGATTGCTCACTTCCACCAAGTGCTGATTGGCGGCGTGGTATTCGGTTACTTCGCTGGACTTTACTACTGGTGGCCGAAGATGTTTGGCTTCAAGCTGCATGAAGGCCTTGGAAAATGGGCATTCTGGCTTTGGAACATCGGCTTCTACGTTTGTTTCATGCCGCAGTACGCGCTTGGCCTGATGGGTATGACCCGTCGTTTCAATGAATACAACTTTGATATGGGCTGGCAGCCGCTTAACGTCGTGTCTACTGTCGGCGCGTTCATTATGGGTCTGGCGTTCCTGTTCCAAGTATGGCAAATCGCACACAGCATTAAGTTTTACAAAAAAGAGCCAACCGGCGATTCATGGGATGGCCGTACGCTGGAATGGTCGATTCCATCTCCTGCACCGCTTTATAACTTTGCAAGAGTTCCGGTTGTAGAAGTCGAGGATGCTTGGTGGGAAGAGAAGCAGCGTCTGGCAAATGGCGGAAAGCCTAAGCCGCTTGCACCTCTTGAACCGATTCATATGCCGAAAAACTCTGCCATTCCATTTTTGATATCCGTTTCCTTCTTCGTTATGGGCTTCGGGTTCGTCTGGGATTGGAAATGGATGATTATACCTGGCGCAATCGGCGTTGCCATCTGCATGCTGGCACGTTCCTTCAGCTACGATACCGACTACTACATTCCTGTAGATGAGATCGAGCGGACGGAAGCCGCATTAGGAGGGACAAAATAA
- the cyoA gene encoding ubiquinol oxidase subunit II: protein MLMAVLLSGCGEQYLVLDPKGPIGESQKDLIYFSTILCLVIVVPVLILTGFIVWRYRDKKGNNAPYQPNWNHSTKLEIIWWSIPIVIIAILAIVTVKYSYELEPSKPIVSAKAPITIEVTSLDWKWLFTYPEEGISTVNYLQIPEGTPIQFRLTSDTAMNSFWIPQLGGQIYTMSGMAMTLYLQADEIGNYYGSGANFTGEHFAQMTFNVKATSEDDYKAWVQEVKTTAPALTQEGFEKLTEPSVETVQSFSSFPEGLFQKVVMQYIGEGGSAHHHGGSAATTEDSSKDHEGMDMSDMDMKDMEGMDMNHDQKSSTNEHSH from the coding sequence ATGCTGATGGCCGTTCTTCTCTCTGGCTGCGGCGAGCAGTATCTGGTGCTCGATCCAAAAGGGCCGATCGGCGAAAGCCAGAAGGATTTGATTTATTTTTCCACGATCCTCTGTCTAGTTATTGTCGTGCCCGTTCTGATCTTGACCGGGTTCATTGTATGGCGCTATCGCGACAAAAAGGGCAACAACGCTCCCTACCAGCCAAACTGGAATCACAGCACGAAGCTGGAAATTATTTGGTGGAGCATTCCAATCGTAATTATCGCTATTCTGGCGATCGTGACGGTGAAGTATTCTTATGAACTGGAACCATCTAAACCTATTGTTTCCGCTAAAGCACCGATAACGATTGAAGTAACCTCGCTGGATTGGAAATGGCTGTTCACTTATCCCGAAGAGGGCATATCTACAGTCAACTACCTTCAAATACCAGAGGGTACACCGATTCAGTTCAGACTAACTTCTGATACGGCGATGAATTCGTTCTGGATTCCACAGCTGGGCGGCCAAATTTATACGATGTCCGGCATGGCTATGACGCTTTATTTGCAGGCAGATGAAATCGGCAATTATTATGGCTCGGGCGCCAACTTCACTGGAGAGCATTTTGCACAAATGACCTTTAATGTGAAGGCAACTTCCGAGGATGACTATAAGGCATGGGTTCAAGAGGTGAAAACAACTGCTCCTGCTCTGACGCAAGAAGGCTTCGAGAAGCTTACTGAGCCAAGCGTTGAGACGGTACAATCATTCTCCTCCTTCCCTGAAGGACTGTTCCAGAAGGTAGTTATGCAATATATTGGCGAGGGCGGCTCTGCCCATCATCACGGCGGCTCTGCAGCTACAACAGAAGACTCAAGCAAGGATCACGAAGGTATGGATATGAGTGATATGGACATGAAGGATATGGAAGGCATGGATATGAATCATGACCAAAAATCTTCAACGAATGAGCATTCCCATTAA
- a CDS encoding PBP1A family penicillin-binding protein, translated as MNKHKIKPAKPSLSRKLSAFSERFFPRLHKRPSLNGHRRPQPTQAPAQQASRQQTPGMVQQPTAFRRFKKWAGRIAALFLLLTASLVGALLYLSMQSLPAASISQTSQMLDLHGQVIDTFHTGENRRSVPLDQIAPNLVKATIAIEDRRFYSHPGFDIKGLGRAIVANTVSLSAKQGASTLTQQLARNLYLTHEKTWQRKFKEAIYTMQLEMHYSKDEILSLYLNQIYYGHGAYGIEAAASLYFNKKASDLTLAESAMLAGIPKGPKYYSPYMDMKNAKDRQLTILSIMAEDGMISKAEADKAYKELLQFQPLGAGNQSGFAPYFRDYVKYLAVDKLGINEQLLNEGGITIYTTLDPVAQNAAETAIDKELSGSEGQQAALISLDPRNGYIKAMVGGRDYKNNQFNRVFADTRQPGSSFKPIVYLTALQSGLLTPASRFKSEPTSFIYDEGRKVYKPSNYNDKYTNDFITMRQAIASSDNIYAVDTLMTVGADKVIETARKLGITSPMSPLPSLALGTFPVSPYQMASAFAVLANGGKRVEPIAIIRIEDRSGHTLYEAKQQAEQLVDPANAFVLTSLMESVFESGGTGNRVAAMIKRPVAGKTGTTANDAWLVGYTPELATAVWTGFDKGRKLTVAEAHHAAPIFAAYTEQALSAVPPKIFPIPADVVSVYVDPASGRVAEATCSGKQLEYFVKGTEPNEVCGEASGDPGDPSVQGTVESKAAEERKSWWHDLKRWWQHE; from the coding sequence ATGAACAAGCACAAAATCAAGCCCGCCAAGCCGTCCTTAAGCCGCAAGCTTTCCGCGTTTTCTGAGCGGTTTTTCCCTAGACTCCACAAGCGGCCAAGCCTGAACGGGCATAGGCGCCCACAACCAACCCAAGCACCCGCACAGCAAGCATCTCGGCAGCAAACGCCTGGCATGGTTCAGCAGCCTACGGCCTTTCGTCGATTTAAAAAATGGGCGGGGCGAATTGCCGCACTGTTTCTGCTGCTGACCGCCAGCCTCGTCGGCGCTCTGCTGTATTTAAGCATGCAGTCGCTGCCCGCAGCATCCATTAGCCAAACCTCTCAAATGCTCGACCTGCACGGTCAGGTTATTGATACCTTCCACACTGGCGAAAATCGCCGCTCGGTTCCGCTCGATCAAATTGCTCCCAACCTGGTGAAGGCGACCATCGCTATTGAAGACAGGCGCTTCTACAGCCACCCTGGCTTCGACATTAAAGGATTGGGGCGCGCCATTGTAGCAAATACCGTTTCGCTATCAGCCAAGCAAGGAGCTAGCACGCTGACACAACAGCTCGCCCGCAATTTGTATTTGACGCATGAGAAAACGTGGCAGCGTAAATTCAAGGAAGCGATCTACACCATGCAGCTAGAGATGCACTATTCCAAGGATGAAATTTTGAGCCTTTATTTGAACCAAATTTATTACGGTCACGGCGCTTACGGCATCGAGGCGGCAGCTTCGCTCTATTTTAATAAGAAGGCATCGGATTTGACGCTCGCCGAAAGCGCCATGCTGGCAGGCATTCCGAAGGGTCCCAAATACTATTCCCCATACATGGATATGAAAAACGCCAAGGACAGGCAGCTTACCATTTTGTCCATTATGGCGGAGGATGGCATGATTTCCAAGGCGGAGGCGGATAAAGCCTATAAAGAGCTGCTGCAATTTCAGCCTCTTGGAGCCGGCAATCAAAGTGGATTCGCGCCATATTTTCGCGACTATGTGAAGTATTTGGCCGTGGACAAGCTTGGCATTAACGAACAACTGCTGAACGAGGGCGGCATTACCATATATACAACCCTTGATCCTGTGGCGCAAAATGCTGCCGAAACCGCCATCGACAAGGAATTGTCGGGCAGCGAAGGGCAGCAGGCGGCGCTCATCTCGCTCGATCCGCGCAATGGCTATATTAAAGCCATGGTTGGCGGACGCGATTACAAAAATAATCAATTTAATCGTGTTTTTGCCGATACACGCCAGCCCGGCTCTTCGTTCAAGCCGATTGTTTACTTGACTGCGCTTCAAAGCGGCCTGCTGACGCCTGCTTCACGCTTCAAGAGCGAGCCCACTTCCTTCATTTATGATGAGGGACGCAAAGTTTATAAGCCTAGCAATTACAATGACAAGTACACCAACGACTTTATTACGATGCGGCAAGCGATTGCCAGCTCCGACAACATTTACGCTGTAGATACCCTTATGACGGTTGGCGCAGACAAAGTCATTGAGACGGCTCGCAAGCTGGGTATTACGAGCCCCATGAGCCCGCTGCCTTCACTCGCTCTGGGCACCTTCCCAGTCAGCCCTTACCAGATGGCTTCCGCTTTCGCTGTACTGGCGAACGGAGGCAAGCGGGTAGAGCCGATTGCCATCATTCGAATCGAGGATCGCAGTGGACATACTTTATATGAAGCGAAGCAGCAGGCCGAGCAGCTTGTTGATCCCGCAAATGCGTTCGTACTGACCAGCCTGATGGAAAGCGTCTTCGAAAGCGGAGGCACCGGAAATCGCGTGGCAGCCATGATCAAGCGGCCCGTGGCTGGCAAAACGGGCACGACTGCTAATGATGCTTGGCTGGTTGGCTATACGCCAGAGCTGGCCACGGCGGTGTGGACAGGCTTTGACAAAGGCCGCAAACTGACCGTAGCCGAAGCGCACCATGCAGCGCCGATTTTCGCAGCCTATACCGAGCAGGCGCTATCAGCGGTTCCGCCAAAAATTTTCCCGATACCGGCAGATGTCGTCAGCGTCTACGTTGATCCAGCCAGCGGCAGGGTAGCCGAAGCCACCTGTTCGGGGAAACAGCTCGAATATTTCGTCAAAGGAACTGAGCCTAATGAAGTATGCGGCGAAGCCTCTGGCGATCCCGGCGACCCCTCCGTTCAGGGAACAGTAGAGAGCAAAGCTGCCGAAGAACGAAAATCATGGTGGCATGACTTGAAGCGCTGGTGGCAGCATGAGTAA
- the speE gene encoding polyamine aminopropyltransferase → MELWYTEKQTDSFGITAKITETYVTEQTDFQKLDMIETEEFGTMLVLDGMVMTTVKDEFVYHEMVAHPILFTHPNPEQVLVVGGGDGGVIREIMKHPKVKKAVLVDIDGKVIEYSKKYLPTIAGELDNPRVEVIVNDGFMHIHDHKNTYDVIMVDSTEPVGPAANLFTRGFYQGIYEALKEDGIFVAQTDNPWFKADLIQSVNKDVKEVFPIVRVYGANIPTYPSGLWTFTLGSKKYDPLEVEEASIAEIDTKYYSPRLHKAAFVLPKFVEDLIK, encoded by the coding sequence ATGGAATTGTGGTACACGGAGAAACAAACGGACAGCTTCGGCATTACGGCGAAGATTACAGAAACTTATGTGACGGAACAAACGGACTTTCAAAAGCTCGATATGATTGAGACGGAAGAATTCGGAACGATGCTCGTATTGGATGGCATGGTTATGACAACAGTTAAGGATGAGTTCGTTTACCACGAGATGGTAGCGCACCCGATCCTGTTCACGCACCCGAACCCTGAGCAAGTGCTCGTTGTGGGCGGCGGCGACGGCGGCGTTATTCGCGAAATCATGAAGCACCCTAAGGTGAAAAAGGCAGTTCTCGTTGATATCGACGGTAAAGTTATCGAATATTCGAAAAAATATTTGCCGACCATTGCTGGTGAGCTGGACAACCCGCGCGTAGAAGTTATCGTGAATGATGGCTTCATGCATATCCACGATCACAAAAACACGTATGATGTCATTATGGTTGACTCCACAGAGCCAGTTGGCCCTGCAGCCAACCTGTTCACACGCGGCTTCTATCAAGGCATTTACGAAGCGCTGAAGGAAGATGGCATTTTCGTTGCACAAACAGACAACCCTTGGTTTAAGGCTGACCTGATCCAAAGCGTCAACAAGGATGTGAAAGAAGTGTTCCCAATCGTGCGCGTGTACGGTGCGAACATTCCTACGTATCCGAGCGGCCTATGGACATTTACGTTGGGCAGCAAAAAGTACGATCCGCTTGAGGTTGAAGAAGCCTCGATCGCTGAGATCGATACGAAATATTATTCTCCGCGCCTTCACAAAGCGGCATTCGTGCTGCCTAAATTTGTGGAAGACCTGATTAAATAA
- the speB gene encoding agmatinase, with the protein MKLDQKYSGNVFILSSEDYAASKAVIYGMPMDFTVSFRPGSRFGPPRIREVSIGLEEYSPYLDRSLEEIEYFDAGDLLLPFGNAARSLEIIGEFVRGVLNDGKMPVGMGGEHLVSWPIFQEVYAKYPDLAIIHFDAHADLRESYEGEPLSHSTPLRKAAGLLGGKNIYQFGIRSGSREEFQYARENINFHPFEVLEPLKKVLPELAGRPVYLTIDIDVLDPSAAPGTGTAEAGGITSKELIEAVHAIAASGVNVVGCDLVEVAPAYDPTEQTQIVAAKVIREMLLGFIK; encoded by the coding sequence ATGAAACTCGATCAAAAATATTCCGGCAACGTCTTCATCCTGAGCTCTGAGGATTATGCGGCTTCCAAAGCGGTAATCTACGGCATGCCGATGGATTTCACCGTCAGCTTCCGCCCAGGCTCTCGCTTCGGCCCTCCGCGCATTCGCGAGGTGTCGATTGGTCTGGAAGAATACAGCCCGTATCTCGACCGCAGCCTGGAGGAGATTGAATACTTCGACGCAGGCGATCTGCTGCTGCCATTCGGCAACGCGGCACGCAGCCTTGAAATTATCGGCGAATTTGTTCGCGGCGTTCTGAACGATGGCAAAATGCCAGTTGGAATGGGCGGCGAGCATCTCGTGTCGTGGCCGATTTTCCAAGAGGTGTATGCGAAATATCCGGATCTTGCGATCATTCATTTTGATGCGCATGCGGATCTGCGTGAAAGCTATGAAGGCGAGCCTTTGTCGCACTCCACGCCGCTGCGCAAAGCAGCAGGTCTGCTTGGCGGCAAAAACATTTACCAATTCGGTATTCGTTCGGGCTCCCGCGAGGAGTTCCAATATGCCCGCGAGAACATCAATTTCCACCCGTTCGAGGTGCTGGAGCCTTTGAAAAAAGTGCTTCCGGAGCTGGCAGGACGTCCGGTTTACTTGACGATCGACATTGATGTGCTTGACCCTTCGGCAGCGCCGGGCACGGGCACAGCAGAGGCTGGCGGCATTACATCGAAGGAGCTGATTGAAGCGGTTCACGCTATCGCAGCTTCCGGTGTAAACGTTGTTGGCTGCGACCTTGTTGAGGTAGCGCCTGCTTATGACCCGACGGAGCAAACGCAAATCGTTGCGGCGAAGGTCATTCGCGAAATGCTGCTTGGTTTTATTAAGTAG